A stretch of Natator depressus isolate rNatDep1 chromosome 2, rNatDep2.hap1, whole genome shotgun sequence DNA encodes these proteins:
- the LOC141981882 gene encoding uncharacterized protein LOC141981882 codes for MPKTCHFYKELHAILSDDPTSTTKSPMDTSGELKAMASRVNLKDKVVDNEVELEEDVGQVTGSAGDMASQDLILTLEWSSQSQQSISGIPEAGEGSSIKYSLCFDTAWLHEVEETLPCQSAITSGVTKAAHGRAAYGPDLKPHTCRRCILGSSVTLSSVISDMLLGASSYILVKCLRQIRGRMRRSKEDMFRELLQSSDQAKSDHRAWRETINEKLEMDSQERRQAQEQVIKLMQDQTEMLWSLIVLQVECMCAQLLLQPIQNCLPCPSSPHVPSPSQYSLHSIPRDIFHNDNWTDMQL; via the exons ATGCcaaaaacatgccacttctacaaagagctgcatgccatcctcagtgatgaccccacctccactaccaaaagccccatggatacttcaggGGAACTGAAGGCAATGGCCAGCAGAGTCAATCTCAAGGACAAAGTGGTGGACAATGAGGTCGAGTTGGAAGAGGATGTGGGACAGGTGACAGGCTCAGCCGGTGACATGGCAAGCCAGGATCTCATTTTGACTCTGGAgtggtctagccagtcccagcagtccaTCTCTGGCATTCcagaagcaggagaggggagctccaTTAAGTACTCATTATGCTTTGATACTGCATGGCTACATGAGGTAGAG GAAACTTTGCCGTGCCAATCGGCAATTACTTCTGGAGTAACCAAAGCAGCACACGGGCGAGCAGCATATGGACCCGATCTGAAGCCACACACATGCAGGAGATGCATCCTTGGATCATCAGTTACCCTCAGTAGTGTGATTTCAG ATATGCTCTTGGGGGCCAGCTCCTACATCCTGGTGAAGTGCCTCCGTCAGATAAGGGGGCGAATGAGGAGGAGTAAGGAGGACATGTTTCGTGAATTGCTGCAATCTTCAGATCAGGCCAAGAGCGATCACAGAGCGTGGAGAGAGACCATAAACGAGAAACTAGAAATGGATAGCCAGGAGAGGAGACAGGCTCAGGAGCAAGTAATAAAGCTCATGCAGGACCAAACAGAGATGCTGTGGTCCCTGATTGTGCTGCAGGTAGAATGCATGTGTGCTCAACTCCTCCTGCAGCCCATACAGAACTGCCTTccttgcccctcctcccctcacgTTCCCAGCCCTTCGCAGTACTCCTTGCACTCCATCCCTAGGGACATTTTCCATAATGACAACTGGACTGACATGCAGCTGTGA